One genomic segment of Epinephelus fuscoguttatus linkage group LG19, E.fuscoguttatus.final_Chr_v1 includes these proteins:
- the hs3st3b1a gene encoding heparan sulfate glucosamine 3-O-sulfotransferase 3B1a produces the protein MEYSPILHNLHVVPSSHVKNKLFMFCIMLSLWVYMIYCCVGYCSTMPNLAYGSVSRHDNDSEVDNQESSLGASRDLLNNENDLDSRGEEWDEIRGEAKALDDNAMSGFLNESESKKLPQAIIIGVKKGGTRALLEFLRLHPDIRAVGAEPHFFDRNYDKGLEWYRELMPKSSEGQLTMEKTPSYYVTKEVPARIYTMSKDTKLIVVVRDPVTRAISDYTQTRSKKPDIPSFENLTFKNMSAGLIDTTWSAVQIGMYAKHLERWLQYFPMEQLLFVSGEHLISDPAGEMARVQDFLSLRRVVTEKHFHFNPAKGFPCLKRPEGNSKPHCLGKTKGRTHPNIDPEVVQRLRDFYKPFNSKFYQMTGHDFGWD, from the exons ATGGAATATAGTCCGATTCTACACAATCTACATGTTGTGCCATCATCCCACGTGAAAAACAAACTCTTTATGTTCTGCATAATGCTGTCCCTCTGGGTGTACATGATATATTGTTGTGTCGGCTACTGCTCAACCATGCCAAACCTGGCGTACGGCTCGGTGAGCAGGCACGACAACGACTCAGAAGTTGACAATCAGGAGTCCTCTCTCGGGGCGTCCAGGGACTTGCTGAATAACGAAAACGATttggacagcagaggagaggagtgggATGAAATTAGAGGCGAGGCGAAGGCGTTGGATGATAATGCCATGTCAGGTTTCCTCAATGAGTCGGAAAGTAAAAAGTTGCCCCAGGCGATCATCATCGGGGTGAAGAAAGGAGGGACCCGGGCGCTGCTGGAGTTTCTGCGCCTGCATCCAGACATCAGAGCGGTGGGAGCGGAGCCGCACTTCTTCGACCGCAACTACGACAAGGGACTGGAGTGGTACAG GGAACTGATGCCCAAGTCATCAGAGGGCCAGTTGACCATGGAGAAGACACCCAGCTACTATGTCACCAAGGAGGTCCCTGCAAGAATCTACACCATGTCTAAAGACACAAAGCTGATTGTAGTCGTCCGGGATCCTGTCACCCGGGCCATCTCAGACTACACCCAGACTCGCTCCAAAAAGCCGGACATCCCCTCGTTCGAGAACCTGACCTTTAAGAACATGTCAGCGGGTTTGATTGACACCACATGGAGCGCCGTTCAAATTGGCATGTATGCAAAGCACCTTGAGCGCTGGCTCCAGTATTTCCCGATGGAGCAGCTGCTGTTCGTCAGCGGAGAGCATCTGATTAGCGACCCCGCGGGCGAGATGGCTCGCGTCCAAGACTTTCTCAGTCTCAGGAGGGTGGTCACGGAGAAGCATTTCCACTTTAACCCAGCCAAGGGCTTCCCTTGCCTTAAGAGACCTGAGGGGAACAGCAAACCACACTGCCTGGGCAAAACCAAAGGCAGGACCCATCCTAATATTGACCCAGAGGTGGTGCAGAGGCTAAGGGACTTTTATAAACCCTTTAACAGCAAGTTTTACCAGATGACTGGTCATGACTTTGGCTGGGACTGA